A DNA window from Setaria viridis chromosome 2, Setaria_viridis_v4.0, whole genome shotgun sequence contains the following coding sequences:
- the LOC117843172 gene encoding HVA22-like protein k isoform X1, whose amino-acid sequence MALLAPAISGEVGLRLLLAPLSSNVVIRTASCAVGIGLPVYSTFRAIEKKDEKDKERLLLYWAAYGSFSIAEVFADRLLARNHLNMCLLLFSSVPLYYHVKFAILVWLQFPSNGGSKHVYKRYIRPFFLKHQAKIDRFLNILSKELTKFVSSHEDEIRFVENMAIRGATTANYIVNGLNQPDDSQANNAIEGPNPTATEAAAGLGTET is encoded by the exons ATGGCTCTCCTCGCCCCCGCCATCTCCGGCGAG GTGGGTTTGCGGCTCTTATTGGCGCCACTAAGCTCTAATGTAGTCATCCGTACAGCCAG TTGTGCTGTGGGGATTGGTCTACCTGTTTACTCCACTTTCAGAGCTAttgagaagaaggatgaaaagGATAAAGAGCGGTTGCTCTTGTATTGGGCAG cataTGGATCTTTTAGCATTGCTGAAGTCTTTGCAGATAGGCTTCTTGCAAG AAACCATTTGAACATGTGCCTGCTGCTGTTCTCCAGTGTTCCTCTGTATTATCATGTGAAGTTTGCTATCCTTGTGTGGCTCCAGTTCCCTTCAAACGGT GGGTCAAAGCATGTATACAAAAGATACATACGCCCATTCTTCCTGAAACATCAAGCAAAAATTGATAGGTTTCTGAACATTCTGTCAAAGGAACTT ACGAAGTTTGTCAGCAGCCATGAAGATGAAATTCGTTTTGTAGAGAACATGGCCATCAGAGGTGCTACAACAG CGAACTACATCGTAAATGGCCTCAACCAACCTGATGATTCACAAGCGAATAATGCAATTGAAGGTCCAAATCCAACTGCAACAGAAGCAGCTGCTGGGCTGGGAACTGAGACTTGA
- the LOC117843172 gene encoding HVA22-like protein k isoform X2 has product MALLAPAISGEVGLRLLLAPLSSNVVIRTASCAVGIGLPVYSTFRAIEKKDEKDKERLLLYWAAYGSFSIAEVFADRLLASVPLYYHVKFAILVWLQFPSNGGSKHVYKRYIRPFFLKHQAKIDRFLNILSKELTKFVSSHEDEIRFVENMAIRGATTANYIVNGLNQPDDSQANNAIEGPNPTATEAAAGLGTET; this is encoded by the exons ATGGCTCTCCTCGCCCCCGCCATCTCCGGCGAG GTGGGTTTGCGGCTCTTATTGGCGCCACTAAGCTCTAATGTAGTCATCCGTACAGCCAG TTGTGCTGTGGGGATTGGTCTACCTGTTTACTCCACTTTCAGAGCTAttgagaagaaggatgaaaagGATAAAGAGCGGTTGCTCTTGTATTGGGCAG cataTGGATCTTTTAGCATTGCTGAAGTCTTTGCAGATAGGCTTCTTGCAAG TGTTCCTCTGTATTATCATGTGAAGTTTGCTATCCTTGTGTGGCTCCAGTTCCCTTCAAACGGT GGGTCAAAGCATGTATACAAAAGATACATACGCCCATTCTTCCTGAAACATCAAGCAAAAATTGATAGGTTTCTGAACATTCTGTCAAAGGAACTT ACGAAGTTTGTCAGCAGCCATGAAGATGAAATTCGTTTTGTAGAGAACATGGCCATCAGAGGTGCTACAACAG CGAACTACATCGTAAATGGCCTCAACCAACCTGATGATTCACAAGCGAATAATGCAATTGAAGGTCCAAATCCAACTGCAACAGAAGCAGCTGCTGGGCTGGGAACTGAGACTTGA
- the LOC117843720 gene encoding protein TIC 20-IV, chloroplastic, which translates to MSRQGRAIATTWAEFFTGPAFIPAQHNISTGLLAAKVANALRLWTVNSKSFQGLIGQLHNPIFSYAPAARAPTIPAVSSVLGVACPLRPAPLVQRSAPPLRRATGRSFLPRLSSLSSAAPGACRGDCAKPHGCKMVLCQGLSAGNTQLLAFPGRSSSLKNAQFRVKRNHFSARALRVGTDSIHHGMPTSFPMGNSVKGIPSLSIRHSQHPRSVSCQAFSLASFSYPELTSKPRWWWRTLACVPYLLPLHNMWSYADVIYQLHTYLQGFSLLYTFIDTMTLCPGWLFLVIFMTVYFFVVRRKWSPHFLRFHVILAILLDTGSQAVATMCTWMPSIVYQGKPMQYFWMSIAFMQIFTVLECMRCALCGMYPDVPFISHTAFIHSDLNLFR; encoded by the exons ATGTCACGCCAAGGTCGAGCCATAGCTACTACTTGGGCCGAATTTTTCACAGGGCCTGCTTTTATTCCAGCCCAGCACAACATTTCAACAGGCTTGCTTGCTGCTAAGGTAGCGAACGCACTTCGTCTTTGGACAGTGAATTCCAAAAGCTTCCAGGGGCTGATCGGGCAACTGCATAACCCTATCTTTTCCTACGCCCCGGCGGCCCGGGCTCCCACCATCCCGGCGGTTTCCTCCGTCTTGGGCGTCGCTTGCCCGCTCCGGCCTGCTCCTCTGGTCCAGCGGAGCGCGCCACCGCTCCGACGTGCAACTGGCCGTTCGTTCCTTCCCCGGCTCTCCAGtctctcctccgccgcgcctgGCGCCTGCCGAG GTGATTGTGCAAAGCCACACGGATGCAAAATGGTTCTGTGTCAGGGCTTATCTGCTGGAAATACTCAGCTGCTAGCTTTTCCTGGTAGATCATCAAGTCTAAAGAACGCCCAGTTTCGCGTTAAGAGGAATCATTTTTCTGCAAGAGCTCTACGAG TTGGTACGGATTCCATCCATCATGGTATGCCTACATCATTTCCAATGGGAAATTCTGTCAAGGGCATTCCATCACTGTCAATAAGGCACAGTCAGCATCCAAGATCCGTTAGTTGTCAAGCATTCTCACTGGCATCATTCAGCTACCCGGAGCTGACTTCCAAACCCAGATGGTGGTGGAGAACTCTTGCTTGTGTGCCATACTTGCTGCCACTCCACAACATGTGGTCTTATGCTGACGTGATCTACCAGCTGCACACTTACTTGCAAGGGTTTTCGCTGCTGTACACCTTCATCGATACTATGACGCTGTGTCCTGGGTGGCTCTTTCTGGTGATATTTATGACGGTGTACTTCTTCGTTGTGAGGCGGAAGTGGTCACCGCACTTTCTGAGGTTCCATGTGATTCTGGCTATCCTCCTGGACACTGGCTCCCAAGCAGTGGCCACCATGTGTACCTGGATGCCAAGCATTGTGTATCAGGGGAAACCAATGCAGTACTTCTGGATGTCTATTGCCTTCATGCAGATCTTCACAGTGCTTGAGTGTATGCGGTGTGCTCTCTGTGGAATGTACCCAGATGTCCCGTTCATATCCCACACTGCCTTCATTCACTCTGATCTGAATCTGTTCAGATAG
- the LOC117843719 gene encoding calcium-dependent protein kinase 20: protein MGNCCMTPGGAAADGGGGGKKPKEPKQKKGKKPNPFSIEYNRSAPPGGAPRLAVLREPTGREIAARYELGGELGRGEFGVTYLCTDRDSGEALACKSISKKKLRTPVDIEDVRREVEIMRHLPKHPNVVTLRDTYEDDNAVHLVMELCEGGELFDRIVARGHYTERAAALVTRTIVEVVQMCHKHGVMHRDLKPENFLFANKKETAALKAIDFGLSVFFTPGERFTEIVGSPYYMAPEVLKRNYGPEVDVWSAGVILYILLCGVPPFWAETEQGVAQAIIRSAIDFKRDPWPRVSDNAKDLVRGMLNPDPKRRLTAQQVLDHPWLQNIKKAPNVNLGETVKARLQQFSVMNKFKKHALRVIAEHLSVEEAADIKDMFEKMDLNKDQMLNFDELKLGLHKFGHQMPDADVQILMEAADADGNGSLDYGEFVTLSVHLRKIGNDEHLHKAFAYFDRNESGYIEIDELRESLADDLGQNHEEVINAIIRDVDTDKDGKISYDEFATMMKAGTDWRKASRQYSRERFTSLSLKLQKDGSLQMTSTR from the exons atgggcAACTGCTGCATGACGCCGGggggagccgccgccgacggcggcggcggcggcaagaagccCAAGGAGCCGAAGCAGAAGAAGGGCAAGAAGCCGAACCCCTTCTCGATCGAGTACAAccgctcggcgccgccgggcggcgcgccgcggctGGCGGTGCTGCGGGAGCCCACGGGGCGGGAAATCGCGGCGCGGTACGAGCTGGGCGGGGAGCTCGGGCGCGGCGAGTTCGGGGTCACCTACCTCTGCACGGACCGCGACTCCGGGGAGGCGCTGGCCTGCAAGTCCATCTCCAAGAAGAAGCTCCGCACCCCCGTCGACATCGAGGACGTGCGCCGGGAGGTGGAGATCATGCGCCACCTCCCCAAGCACCCCAACGTCGTCACGCTCAGGGACACGTACGAGGACGACAATGCCGTGCACCTCGTCATGGAGCTCTGCGAGGGCGGGGAGCTCTTCGACCGGATCGTGGCTCGGGGGCACTAcacggagcgcgccgccgccttggtCACGCGCACCATCGTCGAGGTCGTGCAG ATGTGCCATAAGCATGGAGTGATGCACAGGGATCTCAAACCAGAGAATTTCTTGTTTGCAAACAAGAAAGAAACAGCAGCCCTTAAAGCCATTGATTTTGGCCTGTCTGTATTTTTCACTCCAG GCGAACGGTTCACTGAGATTGTCGGAAGTCCTTATTACATGGCTCCAGAGGTACTAAAGAGAAACTACGGCCCAGAAGTTGATGTTTGGAGTGCAGGAGTGATTCTTTACATTCTTCTTTGCGGCGTCCCTCCATTCTGGGCAG AAACTGAACAGGGTGTTGCTCAAGCAATTATCCGTTCTGCCATTGATTTTAAAAGAGACCCATGGCCAAGGGTCTCAGATAACGCAAAAGATCTTGTTAGGGGAATGCTCAATCCAGATCCAAAACGACGATTAACAGCTCAGCAAGTGCTCG ATCACCCATGGTTACAGAATATTAAGAAGGCTCCAAATGTTAATTTGGGTGAAACTGTTAAGGCCAGACTTCAACAGTTCTCTGTGATGAACAAGTTCAAGAAGCATGCCCTTAGG GTCATAGCTGAGCATCTTTCGGTAGAAGAGGCTGCTGACATAAAGGACATGTTTGAAAAGATGGATCTCAACAAGGATCAAATGCTTAATTTTGATGAACTGAAGCTTGGTCTGCATAAGTTTGGTCACCAAATGCCTGATGCAGATGTCCAAATACTAATGGAAGCT GCGGATGCTGATGGAAATGGATCCTTGGATTATGGAGAATTTGTTACATTATCTGTCCACCTAAGAAAGATTGGCAATGATGAGCATCTGCATAAGGCATTTGCATACTTTGACCGGAACGAGAGTGGGTATATTGAAATCGATGAACTCCGCGAGTCATTAGCTGATGACCTGGGACAAAATCATGAGGAGGTTATCAATGCCATTATCCGTGATGTAGACACTGATAAG GATGGCAAGATAAGCTACGATGAGTTTGCAACGATGATGAAGGCTGGAACGGACTGGAGGAAAGCCTCGAGACAGTATTCGAGAGAGCGGTTCACCAGCCTGAGCCTAAAGCTGCAAAAGGACGGATCATTGCAGATGACAAGTACCCGGTAG